From the Hevea brasiliensis isolate MT/VB/25A 57/8 chromosome 15, ASM3005281v1, whole genome shotgun sequence genome, one window contains:
- the LOC110632744 gene encoding transmembrane emp24 domain-containing protein p24beta3-like: MYKFCFHNPYSTSETVSFCVHVGHIPKEHDLAKDEHLNPINVKIAELREALESVTAEQKYLKARDARHRRTTESTRKRVIGYTVAEYILLAIVSVLQVVNIRRLFSKSVAYNRV, translated from the exons ATGtacaaattctgttttcacaatCCCTACTCAACATCAGAGACTGTCTCTTTCTGTGTTCACGTTGGTCATATCCCCAAGGAGCATGATCTTGCTAAAGATG AGCATTTAAATCCCATTAATGTTAAAATTGCTGAGCTGAGAGAGGCATTGGAATCTGTTACAGCAGAGCAAAAGTACTTAAAAGCACGTGATGCTCGACATCGCCGTA CCACTGAGAGTACACGAAAGCGTGTTATAGGCTACACAGTGGCAGAGTACATATTGTTGGCAATTGTAAGTGTACTGCAGGTCGTAAATATCCGTCGCCTATTCAGCAAATCAGTTGCATACAACCGAGTGTGA
- the LOC110632779 gene encoding perakine reductase: protein MEEQQYQIPRVKLGKHGPEVSKLGLGCAGLSGLLNAPLSHEDGCSVIKQAFSRGVTFFDTADIYGQRHDNEIMLGKALKQLPREKVQLATKFGFVASEDALQFEVKGSPEYVRKCCEASLKRLDVDYIDLYYQHRVDTSVPIEDTMGELKKLVDEGKIKYIGLSEASPDTIRRAHAIHPITALQMEYSLWTRDIEDEIIPLCRELGIGIVAYSPLGIGFFAGKAVVESLPSENVVAQAHPRFKQENIEKNKVLYTRLANLAAKHGCTPPQLALSWLLHQGNDIVPIPGTTKVKNLDNNIGSLTVKLAEEDLKEISDAVHINEVSGSREMPVLAKYNWRIANTPPKIIS, encoded by the exons ATGGAAGAGCAACAGTATCAAATTCCAAGAGTGAAACTTGGGAAACATGGACCGGAG GTTTCTAAGCTGGGATTAGGATGCGCTGGACTTTCTGGACTGCTGAATGCTCCTCTCTCCCATGAAGATGGCTGTTCTGTCATAAAGCAGGCTTTTTCTAGAGGTGTCACCTTCTTTGATACAGCCGATATCTATGGTCAAAGACATGATAATGAGATTATGCTTGGCAAG GCCCTGAAGCAGCTTCCTCGCGAAAAAGTTCAATTGGCGACAAAATTTGGGTTCGTGGCGTCAGAGGATGCTCTGCAATTTGAGGTTAAGGGCAGCCCTGAATATGTTAGGAAATGCTGTGAAGCTAGTCTCAAACGACTTGACGTTGACTACATTGATCTGTATTATCAGCACCGTGTGGATACTTCAGTGCCAATAGAGGATACT ATGGGAGAGCTTAAGAAGCTGGTAGATGAAGGAAAGATAAAGTACATTGGTTTATCAGAAGCAAGTCCAGACACAATAAGGAGAGCCCATGCAATTCATCCCATCACTGCCCTACAGATGGAGTATTCTCTGTGGACTCGTGATATTGAAGATGAGATAATTCCCCTTTGCCG AGAACTTGGTATTGGGATAGTAGCGTATAGTCCTCTTGGTATTGGGTTTTTTGCTGGGAAGGCAGTCGTGGAAAGCTTACCCAGTGAGAATGTCGTG GCACAGGCACATCCAAGATTCAAACAAGAGAATATAGAGAAGAACAAAGTCCTATATACCCGACTTGCGAACTTGGCTGCAAAGCATGGCTGCACCCCTCCTCAGTTAGCTCTGTCGTGGCTTCTCCATCAAGGGAATGACATAGTCCCAATTCCTG GAACAACCAAAGTTAAGAACCTTGATAATAATATTGGATCCTTGACAGTAAAGCTTGCAGAAGaggatttaaaagaaatttcaGATGCCGTGCACATTAATGAAGTTAGTGGCTCAAGAGAAATGCCGGTATTAGCTAAATATAACTGGAGGATTGCAAACACTCCGcctaaaattataagctaa
- the LOC110632780 gene encoding early light-induced protein 1, chloroplastic, translated as MAGATAMQAVVLANPILRISNRARVSHFLPNPQLRRSTYRINTSVKCMAEGDEKLQENQKKRQTQPESVATPPALKVSTKFSDVLAFSGPAPERINGRLAMIGFVAAMAVELSKGHDLFAQISNGGVTWFVGTSVVLSLASLIPLFKGVSVESKSDGFMTSDAELWNGRFAMLGLVALALTEYVKGGALI; from the exons ATGGCCGGAGCAACAGCAATGCAAGCCGTCGTCCTGGCCAATCCCATACTTCGCATTTCTAATCGAGCCAGAGTGAGCCACTTTCTTCCAAACCCACAACTGCGAAGAAGCACCTACAGGATCAATACTTCCGTGAAATGCATGGCAGAG GGAGATGAAAAGTTGCAGGAAAATCAAAAGAAGCGGCAAACACAACCGGAATCTGTAGCCACCCCCCCTGCTCTAAAG GTGAGTACGAAGTTCTCGGACGTGTTGGCATTCAGTGGGCCAGCTCCAGAGAGGATTAACGGTAGGCTGGCCATGATTGGCTTTGTTGCTGCAATGGCAGTGGAGTTATCCAAGGGCCACGATCTGTTTGCCCAGATATCCAACGGTGGAGTCACATGGTTTGTAGGAACAAGTGTCGTGCTCTCTCTCGCGTCTCTAATCCCCTTGTTTAAAGGGGTAAGCGTAGAGTCAAAATCAGATGGATTCATGACATCCGACGCGGAGCTGTGGAATGGGAGATTTGCTATGTTGGGTTTGGTTGCGTTGGCCCTCACAGAATATGTTAAAGGTGGGGCTCTTATATGA